Proteins encoded in a region of the Desertibacillus haloalkaliphilus genome:
- a CDS encoding PTS transporter subunit EIIC: TLASGVNFLVTNNLLPLASILIEPAKVLFLNNAINHGILGPIGIEQAAREGMSILFLLEANPGPGLGILLAFMLFGKGMAKQSAPGATIIHFFRGIHEIYFPYILMKPALIIAAIAGGATGVFTLLLFNGGL, translated from the coding sequence ACGTTAGCATCTGGAGTGAATTTCTTAGTAACGAACAACTTATTGCCACTTGCGAGTATTTTAATTGAACCGGCAAAAGTTTTATTCTTAAATAACGCAATAAACCATGGAATTTTAGGTCCTATTGGAATTGAGCAAGCAGCGCGAGAGGGAATGTCGATTTTATTCCTATTAGAAGCAAATCCTGGACCGGGTCTTGGTATTTTACTTGCTTTTATGTTGTTTGGAAAAGGAATGGCAAAGCAATCAGCACCTGGTGCGACAATTATTCACTTCTTTCGTGGGATTCATGAAATTTACTTCCCGTACATTTTAATGAAACCTGCACTAATTATCGCTGCCATTGCTGGTGGTGCCACAGGAGTATTCACACTATTGTTGTTTAATGGTGGACTT